In Achromobacter spanius, the following proteins share a genomic window:
- a CDS encoding maleate cis-trans isomerase family protein — protein sequence MTKTFRIGQIVPSSNTTMETEVPAMLTAHSSLRPSDRFTFHSSRMRMKKVQKEELAAMDAESDRCALELSDARVDVLGYACLVAIMAMGRGYHRVSQKRLTERTAENGASAPVITSAGALVDALHVMGAKKIALVAPYMIPLTELVMDYIAAEGFEIVDWRALEIPDNLDVGRHDPAKLPGIVAGMNVADADVIVLSACVQMPSLPAVSQVEAETGKPVLTASIATTYAILKELGMDPVVPGAGALLSGAYPYSRNAQ from the coding sequence ATGACGAAGACATTCCGAATCGGCCAGATCGTTCCCAGTTCCAACACCACGATGGAAACCGAAGTGCCCGCCATGCTGACGGCGCACTCCTCGCTACGCCCCAGTGACCGCTTTACTTTCCATTCCAGCCGCATGCGCATGAAGAAGGTGCAAAAGGAAGAGCTGGCCGCCATGGACGCCGAAAGCGATCGCTGCGCGCTGGAACTCAGCGATGCGCGCGTCGACGTGCTGGGCTACGCCTGCCTGGTGGCCATCATGGCCATGGGGCGCGGCTACCACCGCGTGTCGCAAAAGCGCCTGACCGAGCGCACCGCTGAAAACGGCGCGTCGGCGCCCGTCATCACCAGCGCCGGCGCGCTGGTCGACGCGTTGCACGTCATGGGCGCCAAGAAGATTGCGCTGGTGGCGCCCTACATGATTCCGCTGACCGAACTCGTCATGGATTACATCGCCGCCGAAGGGTTTGAAATCGTGGACTGGCGCGCGCTGGAAATTCCCGACAACCTGGACGTGGGCCGCCACGACCCCGCCAAGCTGCCCGGCATCGTCGCCGGCATGAACGTGGCCGACGCCGATGTGATCGTGCTGTCCGCCTGCGTGCAAATGCCGTCGCTGCCCGCCGTCTCGCAAGTGGAAGCCGAAACCGGCAAGCCCGTGCTCACTGCCTCCATCGCCACCACCTACGCCATCCTGAAGGAACTGGGCATGGACCCGGTGGTACCCGGCGCCGGCGCCCTGCTCTCGGGCGCTTACCCCTATTCCAGGAACGCACAATGA
- a CDS encoding FAD-dependent monooxygenase — MSTSPRIAIVGAGLGGAATAALLLKGGLNVRVYEQAPGFSRLGAGIHVGPNVMKILRRIGIEDALNAQGSHPDFWYSRHWETGDILAQIPLGDYAVKEYGASYLTVHRGDFHALLIDALPKGVLAYDKSLTRVEDRGDVVVMHFADGTSEEADIVIGADGVNSRIREELLGPELPKYAGYLAHRAVFPTPQTKPGMLPFDSCVKWWSDDRHMMVYFVTSKADELYYVTGVPVEHWDLNDRWLPSSKDEMREAFSGWHPTVQALIDATVEVTKWSLLERDPLPLWSRGRLVLLGDACHPMKPHMAQGAAMAIEDGAMLARCFKEVGVNNHELAFALYEANRAERASKVQRISHDNTWLRTNEDPSWCFGYDVFNEPLVDPKTRAAA, encoded by the coding sequence GTGTCTACATCCCCTCGTATCGCCATCGTCGGCGCGGGTCTTGGCGGCGCCGCCACCGCTGCGCTGCTGCTCAAGGGAGGGCTGAACGTCCGCGTCTACGAGCAGGCGCCCGGCTTTTCGCGGCTGGGGGCCGGCATCCACGTGGGGCCGAACGTCATGAAGATCCTGCGCCGCATCGGCATCGAAGACGCGCTCAATGCCCAGGGCTCGCATCCGGACTTCTGGTACAGCCGTCATTGGGAAACCGGCGACATCCTGGCGCAGATTCCGCTGGGCGATTACGCCGTCAAGGAATACGGCGCGTCGTACCTGACCGTGCACCGTGGCGACTTTCACGCCTTGCTGATCGACGCCTTGCCCAAGGGCGTGCTGGCCTACGATAAGAGCCTGACCCGCGTGGAAGATCGCGGTGATGTGGTCGTGATGCACTTTGCCGATGGCACCTCTGAAGAAGCCGACATTGTCATCGGCGCCGATGGTGTGAACTCCCGCATCCGTGAAGAACTGCTGGGGCCCGAGCTGCCCAAGTACGCGGGCTACCTGGCGCACCGCGCCGTGTTCCCGACGCCGCAGACCAAGCCCGGCATGCTGCCCTTCGATTCCTGCGTCAAATGGTGGAGCGATGACCGCCACATGATGGTCTACTTCGTCACCAGCAAGGCCGACGAGCTCTATTACGTGACGGGCGTGCCGGTGGAACACTGGGACTTGAACGACCGTTGGCTGCCCAGCAGCAAGGATGAAATGCGCGAAGCGTTCAGCGGCTGGCACCCCACCGTGCAGGCGCTGATCGACGCCACGGTTGAAGTGACCAAGTGGTCGCTGCTGGAACGTGACCCCTTGCCGCTGTGGAGCCGTGGCCGACTGGTGTTGCTGGGCGACGCCTGCCACCCCATGAAGCCGCACATGGCGCAGGGCGCGGCCATGGCCATTGAAGACGGCGCCATGCTGGCGCGCTGCTTCAAGGAAGTGGGCGTGAACAATCACGAACTGGCGTTTGCGCTGTACGAGGCCAACCGTGCGGAACGCGCCAGCAAGGTGCAACGCATTTCGCACGACAACACCTGGCTGCGCACGAATGAGGACCCGTCCTGGTGCTTTGGCTATGACGTGTTCAACGAACCGCTGGTGGACCCGAAGACGCGGGCCGCGGCCTGA
- a CDS encoding (2Fe-2S)-binding protein — MGSTVNSSSTPPPIRLSVNGRECDVPAAPDTALLHVLRNDLALNGPKYGCGLGECGACTVLIDGVAARSCVIPVRAAQGRAVVTLEGLGTREQPGTTQQAFIDCQAAQCGYCLNGMIMTVEALLRRNPDPSEDALRSELHHNLCRCGTHVEIMQAALRAVRLRAEAADVRGSQAAGGGGAAGVAGVAGVPDVPGVAGVADGGSTR, encoded by the coding sequence ATGGGATCCACCGTCAATTCAAGCAGCACCCCGCCTCCGATCCGTCTGAGCGTGAACGGACGCGAGTGCGACGTGCCCGCGGCCCCCGACACGGCGCTGCTGCACGTGCTGCGCAATGACCTGGCGTTGAACGGCCCGAAGTACGGCTGTGGGTTGGGCGAATGTGGTGCATGCACGGTGTTGATCGACGGCGTGGCCGCGCGGTCTTGCGTCATTCCGGTGCGAGCAGCGCAAGGGCGCGCCGTGGTCACGCTGGAAGGACTGGGCACGCGCGAGCAGCCGGGTACGACACAGCAGGCTTTCATCGATTGCCAGGCCGCGCAGTGCGGCTATTGCCTGAACGGCATGATCATGACGGTGGAAGCCTTGTTGCGACGTAACCCCGATCCTAGTGAAGACGCGCTGCGCAGCGAACTGCACCACAATCTGTGCCGCTGCGGCACGCACGTGGAGATCATGCAGGCGGCGTTGCGAGCGGTGCGCTTGCGGGCGGAGGCGGCTGATGTGCGCGGCTCGCAAGCTGCGGGTGGGGGCGGTGCTGCGGGTGTTGCGGGTGTTGCAGGTGTTCCGGATGTTCCAGGCGTTGCGGGTGTTGCCGACGGTGGATCCACGCGATGA
- a CDS encoding c-type cytochrome: MSSDTLASPHHHAGLPAALPADLLHGVVLRPPSVLWDGARYRGSVLQHAQLEQARSLAGVVMAVQRTHFAGVVAVSPVHAREAAVALAPVWQASDSVQTPRADAADPDQIRYGMRLPSSEARAGARATAWVLNGHASVWLPACTPATQAQVRRELAALLQQAEDTISISADGAVDGAAFEGRDAVHPLDLMDAAADAALLSQAVGRPVCVACQSGVADELVLRVPVTDGESASVAFDAVASNAFASNAAASNAALSSASTLTPQPASVADGRVASLLSDAPWAVRPSLARLLSQPGQASASAHATVCGASVTSSRRALPPLRASVDELNAAQVFAQESQWHEAALAQDKDPIAWRLEHLPEGKGRDLARQVIDRATSRADDAPAPRVGLLHGTGFATAQVQCVDDDGAARMVWSAWVAEVSVQPQTGHVDVTRVVAGHDSQHLQAAQAASMQAEIEQQTPWLLANARRLLAGPPAFDDWTSPSQQAGSDAAVALRRYESGDGLVQHDATANALDGVVKQGQLAVDGVVTLPAAAAIANAIHNATGVRLRQAPFDIESLRLALADQRPARARGLLGRGWVWLAAGMAGLAGVAAALWPLKPAMPLTAGPDVSLYSMRAIERGRLVAAAGDCIACHTAPGGKANAGGLALDTPFGTIYSTNITPDNDTGIGRWSYPAFERAMRQGVHQDGRQLYPAFPYTAYAKLSDADMQALYGYLMSQPAVKSEPPKTQLAFPFNMRPLLAGWNALFHDATPFTPDPSRSAQWLRGAYLVEGVGHCAACHSPRNRLGAEKKGVHYLAGGEAEGWTAPALNQLASGPRAWTGDELFQYLRTGYSPSHGVAAGPMAPVIHGLAELPDSDVKAITTYLLDLPKPKGEPAAAPVAPGSSSPAASPSSSPSPSPSPSPSSPSSLSPAAATTTAPAPAPAAATIQSLQGRRANGERIYQNACAVCHEAGSGPTLFGAKPLLSANTNLHAATPDNLIQVILHGIQEPADDALGYMPGFKDSLDDRQVADLLGYLRERFAPDEDAWPDPTTTIKRLRNHAELN, from the coding sequence ATGAGTTCGGACACCTTGGCGTCGCCGCACCATCACGCGGGTTTGCCCGCCGCCTTGCCCGCCGACTTGCTGCACGGCGTGGTGTTGCGCCCGCCCAGCGTGCTGTGGGATGGCGCGCGGTATCGCGGCAGTGTCTTGCAGCACGCGCAGTTGGAGCAGGCACGATCGCTGGCCGGCGTGGTGATGGCGGTGCAGCGCACGCACTTTGCCGGTGTGGTGGCGGTGTCGCCGGTTCACGCGCGGGAAGCGGCCGTGGCCTTGGCGCCCGTGTGGCAAGCCTCGGATTCCGTTCAAACCCCGCGCGCGGATGCGGCCGACCCCGACCAGATTCGTTATGGCATGCGCCTGCCATCGTCCGAGGCGCGTGCCGGCGCACGGGCGACGGCATGGGTGTTGAACGGACACGCCAGCGTGTGGCTGCCGGCATGTACGCCCGCCACGCAAGCACAGGTGCGCCGCGAACTGGCGGCGCTGCTGCAACAAGCGGAAGACACGATCAGTATCTCGGCGGATGGCGCGGTCGACGGCGCGGCCTTCGAGGGCCGGGACGCGGTGCATCCGCTGGACTTGATGGACGCCGCCGCCGACGCCGCGCTGCTGTCGCAAGCCGTGGGCCGGCCGGTATGCGTGGCTTGCCAGTCGGGTGTTGCCGATGAGTTGGTGTTGCGTGTGCCGGTGACTGATGGTGAGTCCGCGTCCGTTGCTTTTGACGCCGTTGCATCTAATGCCTTTGCTTCGAACGCCGCTGCCTCGAACGCTGCTCTCTCCAGCGCCTCTACCTTGACGCCGCAACCTGCATCGGTTGCCGATGGTCGCGTTGCGTCGTTGCTGTCCGACGCACCCTGGGCAGTGCGCCCCAGCCTGGCGCGGCTGTTGAGCCAACCCGGGCAGGCAAGTGCGTCGGCGCATGCGACGGTATGCGGCGCGTCGGTAACGTCGTCCCGACGCGCGCTACCGCCGTTGCGCGCAAGTGTCGATGAGTTGAACGCCGCGCAAGTCTTCGCGCAAGAAAGCCAGTGGCACGAAGCCGCGCTGGCCCAAGATAAAGATCCCATCGCGTGGCGCTTGGAACATTTGCCGGAAGGGAAAGGCCGAGACCTGGCGCGCCAAGTCATTGACCGTGCAACGTCACGCGCCGACGACGCCCCTGCGCCGCGCGTAGGCCTGCTGCATGGCACCGGCTTTGCCACCGCACAGGTGCAATGCGTGGATGACGACGGCGCCGCCCGCATGGTGTGGAGCGCCTGGGTGGCCGAGGTATCGGTGCAACCCCAGACCGGCCATGTCGACGTCACGCGCGTGGTCGCGGGGCACGACAGCCAGCATCTACAAGCGGCGCAGGCGGCGTCCATGCAGGCCGAGATCGAACAACAGACCCCGTGGCTGCTGGCCAACGCACGCCGTCTGCTGGCGGGGCCGCCGGCCTTTGACGATTGGACGAGTCCATCGCAACAGGCTGGCTCCGACGCCGCAGTCGCATTGCGCCGCTATGAAAGCGGTGATGGCTTGGTACAGCACGACGCGACGGCTAACGCGCTGGACGGCGTAGTGAAGCAAGGGCAGTTGGCCGTGGACGGCGTGGTCACCTTGCCCGCTGCCGCCGCCATTGCCAACGCCATCCACAACGCAACCGGCGTGCGCCTGCGGCAAGCACCGTTCGACATAGAATCCTTGCGCCTGGCCTTGGCGGACCAGCGCCCGGCGCGTGCTCGCGGCCTGTTGGGGCGCGGATGGGTATGGTTGGCGGCCGGGATGGCAGGGCTTGCCGGCGTCGCCGCCGCGCTCTGGCCGCTGAAGCCCGCGATGCCGCTTACGGCAGGCCCAGACGTTTCCCTGTATTCCATGCGCGCCATCGAACGCGGCCGCCTTGTCGCCGCCGCGGGCGATTGCATCGCCTGCCACACCGCGCCAGGAGGCAAGGCCAACGCGGGCGGGCTGGCGCTGGACACCCCCTTCGGCACGATCTATTCCACCAACATCACGCCCGACAACGACACCGGCATCGGCCGCTGGTCTTATCCCGCATTCGAACGCGCCATGCGTCAGGGCGTGCACCAGGACGGCCGCCAGCTCTATCCCGCGTTTCCCTACACGGCCTATGCCAAGCTGAGCGACGCGGACATGCAGGCGCTGTATGGCTACCTGATGTCGCAGCCCGCCGTGAAGTCCGAGCCGCCGAAAACGCAGTTGGCCTTCCCGTTCAATATGCGTCCCCTCTTGGCGGGCTGGAATGCGCTGTTTCACGACGCCACGCCCTTCACGCCGGACCCGTCGCGCAGCGCGCAGTGGTTGCGCGGTGCCTATCTGGTGGAAGGCGTCGGCCACTGCGCCGCCTGCCACTCGCCACGCAACCGCCTGGGCGCGGAGAAGAAGGGCGTGCATTACCTGGCCGGCGGCGAAGCCGAGGGCTGGACCGCGCCCGCCCTGAATCAACTGGCTAGCGGCCCGCGTGCCTGGACGGGCGATGAGCTCTTCCAGTATCTGCGCACCGGCTATTCACCGAGCCACGGCGTGGCGGCCGGGCCGATGGCGCCCGTGATCCATGGATTGGCTGAATTGCCCGACAGCGACGTGAAGGCCATCACGACATACTTGCTGGATTTGCCGAAGCCGAAGGGCGAGCCCGCTGCGGCGCCTGTGGCACCGGGATCCTCTTCTCCAGCAGCTTCGCCCTCGTCATCGCCTTCGCCTTCGCCGTCGCCGTCGCCCTCATCGCCGTCTTCGCTATCGCCTGCCGCCGCGACCACGACCGCGCCCGCGCCCGCACCCGCCGCCGCGACGATCCAATCCCTTCAAGGCCGACGCGCCAACGGCGAACGCATCTATCAGAACGCCTGCGCGGTCTGTCA